GCGGCCCGCCGAGACGCTGGCCGCGATCCGCCGTTTCCACGGCGGGGGCCGCACGGGGCCGGCGCTGCGAGTGGTACCCGCTGTCCCCGACGGACAGCCGGGACGATCCCCGCACCGGACGGTGCGGGAGACGGGAGGCACCCCATGACCGACACCACGGACGCCGACGACCGCCGGCTGGACGGGAACGCGGCGGCCGGCGTCCTGTCCGAGGTGCTCGCCGTCGACCCGACGACGGCGATGGTCACCTGCGCGCACTGCGGTGGCCGGGCCGCGCTGGGCGCGCACCTGCTCTACGCCGACGCCCCCGCGCTCGTGCTGCGCTGCCCGACCTGCACGGAGGTGGTCCTGCGGTGCGCCTCCGACGAGGCCGGGCTGCGCCTGGAGATGAGCGGCGTCCTCCTGCTGTCGGCGCCGCCCGCCGGCTGACCGTCCCGGGGCGTGCGCCCCGGGACGGTCAGGCCGTGCCCGGGGCCGAGGGCACCGGCGGGACGTCCGCGTCGATGGCGGCGCGGCACGGGTCCGTCGTGTCGACGATCCCCACCAGCACCCCGCCGGTGACCACCAGCAGGTGGTGGATCGGCCCGCCACCATCGACCGCAGGGCCTCGCCGACCGGCGTGCCCGGTGCCACGGTGACGGGAGGGCCGGACAGGCGCTTCATGAGGTAGGCGGCCGCGGCCAGGTGCGCCCTCGGTTCCACAGTCGTGACCGGTGGGTGCACGACGGTCCCCACGGTGGGGCGCGCGGTCGTGGTGGGCGCGGCCGTCGGGTGCACGGCTGCTCCTCCCGGCGGGGCGGTCACGCCGGGTCCCCGGTGCCGCCGAAGCGCTCGAGCCGGATCGCCGACGGGGAGTGCCCGAGGTCCACCAGGGTGGTGGCGACGGTCTCGACGAAGACGGTGGGGCCGCACACGAACACCCTCGGCCGGGCGTCGGGCGGGAAGGCGTGCTCCTGCAGCAGGGCGCCGTCGACGCGCCCCGTGGGTCCCGTCCAGTCCGGCGGCGCGCCCCGGGTGAGGGTCACCGTGGCCCCGGGCCCGAGCAGGTCCCCGCCCAGGACGTCGTCGGCGGTGCGGGCGGAGTAGAGCAGCCGGACCGGGGTGGGGTCCCCGGCGCGCCGCGCGTGGTCGAGCATGGCGAGGAAGGGCGAGACCCCGGCGCCCCCGGCCACGAGCTGCACCGGCCGCCGTCGATCGGCCGGGGTGGCGGCGTCGGCGGCGGCCGACCAGACGAAGTACCCGCCGATCGGCCCGCGCAGCTCCAGGTCGTCCCCGGCCTGCATCTCCTCGGTGAGGTAGGGCGACACCTCACCGCCCGGGAGGTCCTCCACGAGCAGGTGCAGCCGGGGGTCCTCGGGCGGTGAGGCGATCGAGTAGCTGCGCTGGGCGGTGTAGCCGTCCTCGGCCGTCAGCCGGACGTCCACGTGCTGCCCGGGCAGGTGCCCGGGCCAGC
This region of Geodermatophilus bullaregiensis genomic DNA includes:
- a CDS encoding DUF6510 family protein; translation: MTDTTDADDRRLDGNAAAGVLSEVLAVDPTTAMVTCAHCGGRAALGAHLLYADAPALVLRCPTCTEVVLRCASDEAGLRLEMSGVLLLSAPPAG
- a CDS encoding FAD-binding oxidoreductase, whose protein sequence is MARAAVQRRLTWLRARLTDNLPASTRVRRLVFDVDGWPGHLPGQHVDVRLTAEDGYTAQRSYSIASPPEDPRLHLLVEDLPGGEVSPYLTEEMQAGDDLELRGPIGGYFVWSAAADAATPADRRRPVQLVAGGAGVSPFLAMLDHARRAGDPTPVRLLYSARTADDVLGGDLLGPGATVTLTRGAPPDWTGPTGRVDGALLQEHAFPPDARPRVFVCGPTVFVETVATTLVDLGHSPSAIRLERFGGTGDPA